From the genome of Nicotiana tabacum cultivar K326 chromosome 17, ASM71507v2, whole genome shotgun sequence:
CAACACGAACAATTAAGAATACCAAACAAATGAGTTAGGGATGATACGTTCAAACCAATTGCAATATTATGGCTAAGCATGAACTTAGACTGAACTATGATCTCGTCCTCGGTTGGACCCACGGTTCAAGCCCAGTCGTGAATGAAGAAGAGAGCAAATGAGCAAAAGTTTTAACAATAGCTAAAAGGCAGAAAATAAAGTTATATTGCTTTGATTTGCGTATTACAATGTGTTGAACAGAAGAAAAACttttcctttatatagtaggagagtttcggtcatagtacaagtctaaaaaaggtaaaaatcttctttttctaGTAATTATTGATCCATGATCGACATCGAGCGAGATtcgcgccgtgatatccggttgagTGCGAGTATTATGGCCCTCTATCCGTCGTGCATAACCATTCACTGTATCTCCCGAGGTCTAGAACCTGTATTCAGCCCGGGGTGCGTCAATATACCACGTCTGATATTGGATATGCCGCTCACTCTTCCCGGATCTCGATACGAAAGGTCTCTGACCTTGATTGCAATCTCGCGGATCCGTGCTCTCCCTCCGTTCTCTCATCGAGGAATCAGGGTAGCTGTTGCCCCAGATTTTACCCATACATAATAAATACTAGTAGACAGTAGTACAACCTATTGTAATAACTCGAACTTTTTTTTTATTGTCATCCAATTAATGTGTAATCCGACATGTCTTACACCAAACTTAATTTTAAGATTACACCTAACATTTTCTTAAATTATCTAAATTAATTTGTAATGCATTGTGATTCATTAGCCATCCTCATATTTGTTTAATTAGATTGAGAATTTGAAACAGATGTGGTCAGAAGTCCAGTCTCGAGGCAAGGCCGATCCAATGACTAAAGAGATACCACCTAAGCTGTTAAAGAATGGTAGTTGGAGAATGAGAAGGCCACTAAACTACATTCGTCATCTTTTCTGATTTTCCTAAATAGTTAGTGCATGCTTAATAATTGTTTGAAATTCTATATTGAAGCACAAACTTAATTGCTTTTCTGCTTCATATATTGTTACGCCTTGCCCGTCTGGCCATCCATCTCTGCCCCCTCTGAAAGTGGCTAATAATTAAATCTGTTCATACTTTGAAAGTTTGAATTAAGCTTTTAtttcattgattttattttaatatccAAAAGCCAAACATCCATTTAATCCATGTCAGTCGCGATTGAACAACACTCATGGTCGTGTGTGTTTATTTATAGTCATTTTGTTAAGTTGAAGTGTTCAAATGAAAAAGTTCTAAGTTTATCTATTGAGATGATAAACGGGTACAAGTCTAAGTGGTAAAGAGGTCATTTTACCTTTATAAAATCAGTTTCAATACTTAAATAGTATTTTTCAGCACTTATACTTATGAGCTATTTTAAATAATCTAACCCAAACGGGCTCGAAGAGTCTTCACCTCCTCTCTCTCCATTTAAACGTTTTTTGTTTTTTCGTATATTGCCATTAACATCTAACTATACAATTAGATTAGTCTTGTTCGGATTTGTCTTATCATGACATGGTATCATCTCATATTTGTTTGAACCCACGTGTTGAACGTCATGATTCAATCATAAatcttatttaatttttatttctctATACATGGAGGTAAATTCATATGCATGATCAAATCACTTTTACATATTATATTAGGTCAATTATCACGTATCGTCGATTACCAATTAATAATAATATACAATGTAAAGTTATTGATAATTAACTTTTACATGATTTGAtagtttaaataattttttagacATCAATGTGTAGCCGTTACACTTATATAACATAATTCGGCAaaaggccaaatatacccctgtattttcgaaaatggtctaataATATTTCTCGTTATACTATTGAGCTATATATACCCTTCCCGTCATACTTTAGAataaatatacccttattttggatggagtgccacgtgtcagcaccagatgaaaacgactcatttcatttttttacccgatccgtttttaaaaacccaccacccgacccattttaaaattcagttttttaaaagcatatattttgtaaaaactagattttttttttgtaaaaactaaagaaaaaaaaagtaatttgcaaaatatatatttttaagtcttttcagtttttttaaagtattttttttgtaaaaactaaaaaaaaaaaatttaaaaaaaaatattttaaaaactgaaaaaatatattctgtaaaaactaaaaaaaaaaatttgcaaaatatatatttttcagttttttaaagtattttttttgtaaaaattgaaaaaaaaaagattttgcaaaatattttcatttttttaaaactaatacatatgtagtccactgctttaggagagtcttttattcagtttttaaaaaaaatatttttttttaagtttttacaaaaagcatactttaaaaaaactgaaaagacttaaaaatatatattttgcaaatttcttttttttcagttttacggaatatatatttttcagtttttaaagtatttttaattttttttccagtttttacaaaaaatatactttaaaaaacaaaaaagacttaaaaatatatattttgcaaattaccttttttccagtttttacaaaaaaaaaatttagtttttataaaatatatgctttaaaaaaactgaattttaaaacgggtcgggTGGTGGGTTTTTAGAACGGATCAGGTAAAAAATGAAATTGGTCGTTTTCATTTGGTGCTGacacgtggcactccatccaaaatgaaggtatatttgttccaaagtatgacggaaagggtatatatagcccaatagtataacgagggtaTTTTTAGACTATTTTCGAAAATACATGGGCGTATTTGGTCATTTGCCGATCATAATTACATCATTTCAAACCTTGGATGTCTCTCTACAAAGTGACTTTTCTTTTCCATAATAGTTTCAGAGTTTAATTTTTCTATACTATTAGTATTAATTTGAAATAACAGTCCATAATAAGCTCAAGTAGTCGCCTATAAAATTATGAGCTAATTTGGATTGACTTttttttaagtgcttttaagctaAAATCACTTTTAAGTCAttttatagtgtttggatagagtaaaaaaagtgcttttaagcacttgtttttaagctaaaatgacaaaaacaagcCAAACATCAAAAACTAGAATTAATAACTTAtcacttttaaattattttggttaaaaagtcacttaaaataaactcatccaaacggactcTATAATACTGACAacttatagcatgtttggccaagttgAAAAAATCATCTTATTTTGAGAAGCgttttttttaaaagtgcttttgaaaaaagtatttttggagaaaaacagtttgtgtttggccaatcattttgaaaatcacttttgagtaatgatttgtgtttggctaaacttttcaaaaagtgcttttaagtatcaaattatgaataaggacatgaatagatttacttaatagttaatattataagtaaataaataatcttaaaatttgttattacatgcaataattaattctttttattttatttaagtaaaatatgaaaataaaatttaaaagtactttaattattttaatattatttaaatatattaaaaatcattcaacaaatataaaagcattcacccctaaagtcactatatattagaaagctatcttaaaaataagaagaaatacttATACactaatatcctaagtattaggtttaacggttattttggtatatactatattttgttaatggtatttttggtaagaagaaaagttAAACTGCTAATGGTTCTACTTTTGGAAAGAAGATACGTTCttcccaaaagtactttttcttccaaaaaaaaattGGCCGAACACCTTAATTTAagggaaaaaaatacttttgaaaaagaaaaaaaaaacaattttgctctttggagaagtttggccaaacaagaTATTAGtataacaaattaaattaaatatttgaatcATTTTAATTATAAATTCCCTCTCAGTGTCCAAGACAAGACTCTCTGTCTTTCTCTATCCAGGGATTAATTCTCTCCTCCCCTTCAAGCAAAGTTGTTTCCTCTCTATCTTCaccttttctttattctttctttctgttGGTTTCTGGGTTTCCGTGTAGCTTTTTGAGATCCACTTCCACTTCACCAAAAATGGGGTATTCCCCAAGTAGTTGTACTGACTCTTTGGAGGAGCGTTTTCACAACCCACACTCCTCAAAGACTCAAAATTTAGCCATTAAAACTAATCACTATGAGCTAAAGATTAAATCTTTAATCTACAAAATGATTTGGGATTTTGGATTAGCCTGTATTATCCCACCTCGTAGACGTCGAAATTCTGTAATCAAGAATCAGTGCAAAAATAAAGATAACGAAAATGGCAAATATTTGGAGCATAACAAAGCTTGGTTACTTGCAGAGGCTGGAGGGTGTGGTGGTCCAGAGTTGATTAATGCGGACCCACATTCTGTTCACTCTTCTTTTAGGTTCAATTTATGTACTCAAGTTGAGCTTGATGAGTCAATGAAGTTGGAAAATAgctgttcttcttcttctgctaCTACTACTGTGTTAATGGTGAATTTGGATAATGGGTTTACTGATCTTAATAAATCTGATCAAGAGCTCAAATTTAGGAAAGTTGAGTCTTTAGAGAGGAATATTTCTCCTGTGGTTCATTCCTTGATTAGGTTCAGCTTTAATGAGATTGCTTCTGCAACTAAAAATTTTTCCAAAGGTATGTTCAATTTCTTGCCCGTTCTCCTCTTTTTTTCAATGACGGTGGTGCCTCTGGTACTGGTGCCAGCTTGCACAGCACGTTGCAAGTCCATCAAAGCATTGGAAGAAATCACTTGGCGTTTTTTGCTATCTTCTTGGCCTTTCTCTTTTCATGTATTTCAATTTATGTTTCTTGAAATGGGTTTCAATTTctaggattttattttctttgatgtgttttgatttatatttcttgaattgggTAGGAAGAGTTTTGGGAAGAGGAGCACTGAGCTATGTATTCAGAGGAAGAGTGGGATTTTTGAGGACAGCAGTGGCAATTAAGAGGTTAGATATGGAGGACAAGGAGTCTCCAAAGGCATTTTGTAGGGAATTGATGATTGCTAGTTCTCTTCATAACCAATACATTGTTCCTCTTGTGGGTTTTTGCATTGATCCAGAGGAGGGTTTATTTTTGGTGTACAAGTATGTATCTGGTGGAAGTTTAGAGCGGTATTTGCATGGTAAATAGTCTTtgctttcctttttttcttttgtggaATGATTTTTAGTTTGACTTTACAGTATTTCAGTGAGACTTAAATTTATTCATTTACAGGGAAGAAGAGGGGAGTTAAAGGTGGTCCAGCACTTACATGGTCTGCTAGGTATAAGGTGGCTGTAGGAATTGCAGAGTCAATTGGGTATTTGCATAATGGGACTGAGAGATGTGTTGTTCACAGAGACATCAAGCCCTCAAACATTCTTCTTTCATCAAAGAAAACTCCCAAGGTAATGAAAAGGATATCATTTCATTAAAAAACTCATTTAGGTAATTGTCAATATTTTGATGGATATACTAGCCAATAGTAATTCTTTTCGTAAGGGTGGTGTCTGTGTCAGCTTGTGTATTCTCGACTATTCTATCGGATACCTACTACCTTCCACCAGCACATTACTGGATAACTCTGTCTACCAAGGATTAGACAAATAGATAGAAGCtacttattattctttttatctCTATTGGGATTTGAAGTTCGGTCCCCTATAGTTCTCCACTTCATTGAACATTTGGCCACACTCTTGCGTGCTAGCCAACAGTAGCTTTTTCTGGTCGATTGTGCTATAATTTAATTGTTGCTTGGTTTATGCAGTTGTGTGACTTTGGCTTAGCTACATGGACTCCTGCACCTTCAGTACATTTCCTTTGTAAAACTGTGAAAGGAACATTTGGGTAAGATTTCCACCAGGAAAACTCTTTAGCATAACAATGACTACGATCCTGATGTAGCTTAACAACAAAAGTATTTCCTACATTTTATCAGGTTTTAAAACTACATTTGCAGGTACTTAGCCCCAGAATATTTTCAGCATGGTAAAGTGTCTGATAAAACTGACGTTTATGCTTTTGGCGTTGTCCTGCTGGAGCTATTAACTGGACGGAAGCCAATTGAAGCGAAAAGAGGACCAGGAGAAGAAAACTTGGTTTCGTGGGTAGGTGATTGCTTAAATCTATTCCTAATCTGGTCTTCAGTATAGCCTTATTTTGATACCTAAGTCTGTTTGTCTCCCTCTAAAGTCATACACTACTGTCATTGCTAACTATAAATGCCGTCAAAATTTGTCCAAACTCTGTTTCTCCTAAAGTTTCTGATCCTAAATTTCAGTGGTGGGAAACGTTTTGGAATTGCATGTGATCTTGAGATGATAAAATACTTTCATTTAGCTATTGTTGCACAAGTGAGTCTGCATCTGAAGTAGTTGTATTCAAACTCAATGGCAGTAAAGTTTTGTACCCAAACTTGAAAAATGTTGGCACTTCGCTATCCTTCATTTGGACTTCCCTTCAAAATTTAGAAGATGTTCAATTGGTCATTACTagctttctatgcagatttttaaaatttgatgTTTCTCCTTACACAGGCAAAGCCACTACTGCAGCAAGATGTTCTTGAAAAGCTTCTTGATCCAAGACTTAAATTCCCTCGAAAGAATGTTCCCCAAATATCTCGGATGGTTCAAGCAGCAACTGCATGTATACACACTGAAGAATCTCGAAGGCCCGATATTGATGAGATCATCGACATATTGAGAGGCAGAGAACCTGATTCGTTCAGGCGGAAGAATACCATTTTACCAAGTAACAGCTGTGTGATTGACTCCCAATTGCAGCAGACTAGAAACGAAATGAAGAGTCATTTAGCCTTGGCGATGCTAGGAGTTGCAGATATTGAGGATGATGACCTTTATTTTCGTTGAAACAAAAAGTTAAATGCGAAAGTTTTTATCCTTGTTTGCCATTGCCCCATTCAACTTGAAAGGGAGGAAAATTATAGTGTGACAACTGATAAGCTCGTTAACTTTGTAGATAAAAGAATCATCCTGATCGATGAATTCTGTGTTTGTACGTACTGGTTTCTTGTCCCCACTCTAAGGAAAAACTAAGGCAGTTTCTGTATTTCAAGATTAGATAGGAAAGTTGCAACATTGTTTTCTTCATTGCAAGTTAGTCTTTCCTTGGACATTCTAAGTGCCATGTATTTTAGCTATAATCAGCCAACTTTAGATATGTAATTTTGTATTACTACTTGGTTAATAGAAGAGTACATAGGTGGgcagtttttatcattttcctttcagattctttcttcctttttatcTGCTTCCAATTATAAATCCATAATTCCATTTAAACAAGCTCTTTTTCTCATCTCCAAGAAAACTTGGTCCTTTTTTCAAAACCGTTCATCCTAGAGATATAGGAGCAGTATATCACAATCTCTTGAACATTAAACTTATTTGAACTTTAGAGTTAGACATGCATGTTAGAACACACTTTTTCAATTCGGAATTCACGTCtaaattttatatttgtatttggggaaaagaaatgaagaaaagaaaaaatattcttGTCCATTTCCATAACATATTCCCTCATGCCAATTCTCTATTCATGCACGATTACATACTAGTATTTCTTTATTAATACAAGGACAGAAGTTGATCGATCCAATTCAGGTTAGGTAATTAAGAAAGAGATGGTTCAGAAAATACAAACACTATGCCATGCACAACAATCAAAATCAAGATCAACTTGCAATAATTTGGCATGGGGGAAACCAAGACAGCTCAACTCTCACATGCGACAACAATTCAAATACAAGGTTAACAAACTTGTTGCTGAATCTTGTTGACCCACGTTGTCACATTAGGAGGGAAAGAAGATGAACAACAACAGCAAATTTTGTTTTAAACCCCAcaaattaaaatgaaaaaaatacataCAATCAACCTCAATATGATGTAAGAAAAACGGATGTTACAGTTTAACTAACTTAAACGGTTTCTTCAACAAGAAAAGAGACAGAAAATAAGGCAAGTTACGTAATTGTGTAAAAATTCTTTGCACTATCTTTGTGTATAAGTTAAAATCCATATCAAAATGATGAATTATATTAAAAGTGGAAGCTAGAAAATTTTAGCAACATCCCTAATCAAGCCTCTGTTGGCTCGGGAAAATTCTGTGAACTCTTGAAAGGAAATGAAACCATCTTTATCAGTGTCAATTTCGTCCATCATATACTTAACTTCTTCAGGAGTAACAGAGCCCAGGGTTTGCAACGTCTCCCCAAGTTCTGTAGCAGATATTTGCCCATCACCATTTTCATCAAATCGCTTAAAGATTCGTTCTCGATCAGCTATATCTTGTGGATCGTCAGCCTCAGCcattcttttattttataaatcttttctgatggcAATAATGTTGTAAAGTTTGTTCTTCTTTGTGATTAGTCTAATTTTCATTCACTTAGATTCAAGAAATGGCTTATTTTTGGGGTTAAAAAGAGGTAGATCTCTAATAATGTATGGTCATTGGTCACCCTTAGCCTTAGGAGGTGGGTCTTTTGTGGGAGAAACTAGATCTAAAAGGGTCTAGAGAAAGACAACCGCCCATAATTAAAGACCATTAACGGAAACAACAAATTCAGTATTGAGATATTTGAGGGACCAATTAGAGAAATTGAATCTGAAACCAAGAATTAGGATCATAAATTTCAATATAAATATCTACCAAATTAAAGTGAGGAATAATGTGCATATGCATCCATATGTGGTCAGAAACTATTTACAAATTGGAGCTATTTACTCTTTATATGCTGGAGGATAAGGGCACAACTATTTAAGCTCTGCTCCTCACTCTCTCATGTTTTAAAATGACATATTGCATATTTCCTATCTTACATGTTTCAAGAATTAATCCAcgaacatcacataaaaattgcTGGCTAGGTCTATATATTGCACTGTAGCCTGCTACTTTCATATATACATTAAAATTGTAGTCTGCTAGTTTCTCAAAATTTACAATAAAATAAATGTTAGCAGCACTTTTTTTTTTGCCTTGCTTTTTTAATTTATTTGGGTTAGAAGTGATGGGGGCAGGAAATGAGTTGGACTTTGCCATTAATCGTAAGTACATGTATGTTATAACACAACAGGAACACGAGACAACAATGTTTCAAAGCCTGTTTGGCATCCAGAAGAAAACGTTTTTGTTCTTGATAACAATTGATCAGCTTTCTCTTGTTTGATTTAAGGAAATTTTACCTATCCATACCACATTATAAACTTATGTACCCCTTAAATAAGTTATTACTTAATTACATTGACATATACAATTTACcatttatatacaaaataatatattagaCTCCAATCTTACCCATTTTTTCATCCTCTTCTTCCTTTTCCAAATTTGTATCATACTTATTGCGTCTGGAATACTGCAAAAACTCAATCGTTGGAAAATGTTAGTTGGTGAATTGTGGGCAGTTTTTCGTCGACTCAAATGCCCAAACACCATGACAAAATTCATGATTGTATTGCGTAATGCAATTGGAGCTTTTGAAACAGTGGAAAAATCGAAATAATGGACAAGAATCAGATGGGTTAGTTATCTTGAAAACAGTAAAAAAATAATAGCTATTAAAAATCTCTATTGACAATCATTAAAAAACTTTGAAActctaaatttaaaaattaaattttgtgaaactgctatttgtttggattggatacCATTTCAAATGATTAAGAATACTTTGAGAGAATATGGTGAAGATTCGAAGTGATTTTGGTtaaaatttcagattgaaactcgaaaaagagatataaaaaaattatatatatttcgTATGTCGGGTGTAGAAAcggcatacaaaatatatacaactaaTTGTATAGGAGGTGTATATAAAGTGTATGTAAATTGTAGTTTTTAACCGAATTTTGTAAAAACAATGTATTCAAATTGTAGATAATTGTAGATTTTGATATAATTTGTAATATTCTATAATAAAAAAACTTTAGTTATTTCTGTAAATAAAAAaccataaataaatttaaaattccGTATATATACGAAAAAATCCATTTTTGTAGTGGGTATGTCATTCGACTTTAACTTTGATCAAGATCTAAGGTCATATCATATTCTCCTCTTCCAAACATTTTAAATATCTGAACACAATTTCAGAAAATCCAAGCATGCATTTGTTTTCCAAACAGATTTCTAAAATCAACTCTTATAAACACTAAACGAGAACCAAATAGCAGTGCACCTTAGCTTTGACATTTTTCCCGCAAAACCTTACCTTTGAGTCTTTGACATTCACTAAAATAACTTtcctctctttttcctctttctcTTAGCTTCAAAGACAAGTGTAATTTAATTCATGTTTGCTCCAAAGCTCAAGAACCTACCTTTGAGTATGTGACACACTGACGCTTACTCCCATTGGGCGGAATATTTAGAATTTAGATTTGAccgttttaatttttaaataaaagcTCTAAACATAttgtacttttaaatttaatatttgttgaTATTTTAGTATTTTCTTTTAACATATATAGCACATTCTGTATAAAAAATATCAGGTTCAGTGTTGAATCCATTACATGTAAGTTGTATCCGCCTCTGCCCCTTCTCCCAAGCAGAAACTAAATCACCatgaaatagaagaaaaaaaattattattgatGCCATAATGTGATGTATCTTTAATcagttttctttatttcttttactgaAAAAGATGTAGCAATTGAACCAAAACAATTAAACAATATAGAGTATAAAACAGCTAATCGACTAATATGGAAACAGTACCGAATGCATACATTTCCTATCCGTTTTAACTTGTAATAATTACCGTACACTTAGTTTGATAAAATATAGACCATTAATATCAAAGTTTGCATATACACTACGTTTTTCAAATTCTACATACgagaatgtaccgagtatattGTTATACAAACCATTAATATCAAAATAGGACATTCATGTTCACTCGTTCAAGTATGAACTTGGGAATGAAGACAATAAAAAATGAAGAGAAGTAAAATCCAAGAGGTGCAatacataaaattaaaaataaaagagtaGGGGTGAATTACTCAAAATAATGATTGCTTCAAATACATGCATACCTTACCTACATAAGATATAAATAATTgctttatttctgaagataatccGACAAAAATCTCATTCTGTTTTGGGTATCACTTAGCTCTAGTTTGGGATATAGAAACGATGACAATAAAGTAGGCAGGTTAACATGGACTATGTGTGTGGATTGAATTCTCACGGTCACCTTTCTCCTTTTCCTTCCCTAATCCCTAgtggaat
Proteins encoded in this window:
- the LOC107761086 gene encoding pto-interacting protein 1 produces the protein MGYSPSSCTDSLEERFHNPHSSKTQNLAIKTNHYELKIKSLIYKMIWDFGLACIIPPRRRRNSVIKNQCKNKDNENGKYLEHNKAWLLAEAGGCGGPELINADPHSVHSSFRFNLCTQVELDESMKLENSCSSSSATTTVLMVNLDNGFTDLNKSDQELKFRKVESLERNISPVVHSLIRFSFNEIASATKNFSKGRVLGRGALSYVFRGRVGFLRTAVAIKRLDMEDKESPKAFCRELMIASSLHNQYIVPLVGFCIDPEEGLFLVYKYVSGGSLERYLHGKKRGVKGGPALTWSARYKVAVGIAESIGYLHNGTERCVVHRDIKPSNILLSSKKTPKLCDFGLATWTPAPSVHFLCKTVKGTFGYLAPEYFQHGKVSDKTDVYAFGVVLLELLTGRKPIEAKRGPGEENLVSWAKPLLQQDVLEKLLDPRLKFPRKNVPQISRMVQAATACIHTEESRRPDIDEIIDILRGREPDSFRRKNTILPSNSCVIDSQLQQTRNEMKSHLALAMLGVADIEDDDLYFR
- the LOC107761088 gene encoding polcalcin Nic t 2-like is translated as MAEADDPQDIADRERIFKRFDENGDGQISATELGETLQTLGSVTPEEVKYMMDEIDTDKDGFISFQEFTEFSRANRGLIRDVAKIF